In the genome of Cyclopterus lumpus isolate fCycLum1 chromosome 19, fCycLum1.pri, whole genome shotgun sequence, one region contains:
- the crygmxl2 gene encoding LOW QUALITY PROTEIN: crystallin, gamma MX, like 2 (The sequence of the model RefSeq protein was modified relative to this genomic sequence to represent the inferred CDS: deleted 1 base in 1 codon), whose translation MGKGEQCPLQSIHEYCNQSIYMPNMNLSDVAFSLLFKIIFYEGRNFQGRHWECSSDCMDTFKHFNCCNSIRVSGGHWVAYEKPHHMGYQYIIGPGEYADYHCWMGFNNCVRSCQMYPPYRGSYKMRIYNRSDLTGHTMEFMDDCPNLYDRFRYRDIYSCNIMEGFWIFYEHPNYRGRQYFLRPGEYRACSDWGCHNPIVGSFRRMRTVM comes from the exons ATGGGAAAG GGAGAGCAGTGTCCCCTGCAGTCCATTCATGAGTATTGCAACCAGTCGATCTATATGCCTAACATGAATCTGAGTGATGTa gctttctctctccttttcaaGATTATCTTCTACGAAGGCCGCAACTTCCAGGGCCGCCACTGGGAGTGCAGCAGTGACTGCATGGACACCTTCAAGCACTTCAACTGCTGCAACTCCATCCGCGTGAGCGGTGGTCACTGGGTGGCCTATGAGAAGCCTCATCATATGGGTTACCAGTACATCATTGGCCCCGGCGAGTACGCTGACTACCACTGCTGGATGGGCTTCAACAACTGTGTTCGCTCCTGCCAGATGTACCCCCCT TATAGGGGATCCTACAAGATGAGGATCTACAACAGGTCTGACCTGACGGGACACACAATGGAGTTCATGGACGACTGCCCCAACCTGTACGACCGCTTCCGCTACCGTGACATTTACTCCTGCAACATTATGGAGGGTTTCTGGATCTTCTACGAGCACCCTAACTACAGGGGACGCCAGTATTTCCTGCGCCCCGGAGAGTACAGGGCCTGCAGTGACTGGGGCTGCCACAACCCCATCGTGGGCTCATTCAGGAGGATGAGGACTGTCATGTAA